In a genomic window of Saccharomyces kudriavzevii IFO 1802 strain IFO1802 genome assembly, chromosome: 2:
- the TAT1 gene encoding amino acid transporter TAT1 (similar to Saccharomyces cerevisiae TAT1 (YBR069C); ancestral locus Anc_3.285) — protein MNDSDSFTPNEASLAPYPHSLHDRGNAEKKKRDFTITEKQNEEPEQQGSPQKTDRKPKLRNEFRKFFDSFKRQLPSDQNSELESQEKNNLRKSIKSRHLVMISLGTGIGTGLLVGNGQVLGTAGPAGLVLGYGIASIMLYCIIQAAGELGLCYAGLTGNYTRYSSILVDPSLGFAVSVVYTIQWLTVLPLQLVTAAMTVKYWTNVNADIFVAVVFIFVIIINLFGSRGYAEAEFIFNICKILMVAGFVILAIVINCGGAGDRRYIGTEYWHNPGPFAHGFKGVCTVFCYAAFSYGGIEVLLLSAAEQENPTESIPNACKKVVYRILLIYMLTTILIGFLVPYNSDELLGSGSSSGSHASPFVIAVSSHGVKVVPHFINAVILISVISVANSSLYSGPRLLLSLAEQGVLPKCLAYVDRNGRPLLCFLVSLAFGCIGFVATSNAEEQVFTWLLAISSLSQLFIWMSMCLSHIRFRDAMAKQGRSMDEVGYKAQTGYWGSWIAVLIAVFFLVCQFWVAIAPVSEHGKLDVKVFFQNYLAMPIVLLAYFGHKMYFKSWRFWIPAEKIDLDSHRNVYLPPTSTGADKIDDDDDVTEYETSESSENLHSSRLNKSFKKMVNFWC, from the coding sequence CAGTGACAGTTTCACTCCCAACGAAGCTAGTCTAGCGCCCTATCCACATAGCCTACATGACAGGGGGaatgctgaaaaaaagaagagggaCTTCACAATAACAGAAAAGCAGAACGAGGAACCAGAACAGCAAGGAAGTCCTCAAAAGACGGATAGGAAACCCAAACTACGGAACgaatttagaaaatttttcgaCTCTTTCAAAAGACAGCTGCCATCTGACCAGAACTCTGAACTAGAGtcacaagaaaaaaataacttgAGGAAGTCCATCAAATCACGCCATTTGGTCATGATTAGTCTTGGTACCGGTATCGGTACAGGGTTGCTGGTCGGTAACGGTCAGGTGCTCGGAACTGCAGGTCCCGCCGGGTTGGTCCTTGGTTATGGTATAGCCTCTATAATGCTTTACTGTATCATCCAAGCCGCCGGTGAATTGGGTCTTTGTTATGCAGGACTAACGGGTAATTACACTAGATATTCTTCCATTTTGGTCGACCCTTCGCTGGGGTTTGCCGTCTCCGTGGTCTACACCATCCAGTGGTTGACTGTTCTGCCCTTACAGTTAGTCACAGCTGCAATGACAGTCAAATACTGGACCAATGTGAACGCAGACATCTTTGTCGCCgtcgttttcattttcgtcatcatcatcaaccTGTTTGGATCTAGAGGCTATGCTGAAGCCgaattcattttcaacatcTGCAAGATATTGATGGTAGCCGGATTCGTCATTCTAGCCATTGTCATCAACTGTGGTGGTGCAGGTGACAGAAGATACATCGGTACTGAATACTGGCACAATCCTGGACCATTTGCTCATGGATTCAAAGGTGTCTGTACTGTGTTCTGTTACGCCGCGTTTAGCTACGGTGGTATCGAAGTCCTGCTTCTATCTGCTGCTGAGCAGGAAAATCCAACAGAATCTATTCCAAATGCCTGTAAGAAAGTGGTTTATCGTATTTTGTTGATTTACATGTTGACGACTATTTTAATTGGCTTTCTTGTTCCATACAATAGTGACGAACTATTAGGCTCCGGTAGCTCTTCCGGATCCCATGCATCCCCATTCGTTATTGCTGTTTCATCCCATGGTGTCAAGGTCGTGCCTCACTTCATCAATGCAGTCATTTTGATATCTGTGATTTCTGTTGCCAACTCTTCATTATATTCTGGGCCAAGACTACTACTGTCATTAGCAGAGCAAGGTGTTTTACCTAAATGTCTAGCTTATGTTGATAGAAACGGCAGACCCCTGCTTTGTTTCCTCGTTTCACTTGCCTTCGGGTGCATTGGATTTGTGGCCACAAGTAATGCCGAAGAACAGGTCTTCACGTGGTTATTGGCCATTTCTAGCCTTTCCCAACTGTTTATCTGGATGTCGATGTGCTTGTCACACATTAGATTCAGAGACGCCATGGCAAAACAAGGTCGTTCAATGGATGAAGTTGGATACAAGGCGCAAACTGGCTATTGGGGGTCTTGGATTGCGGTATTGATTGCGGTGTTCTTCCTAGTTTGCCAATTTTGGGTGGCCATAGCTCCTGTTAGCGAACATGGGAAATTGGATGTCAAagtgttttttcaaaactatTTGGCGATGCCCATTGTTTTGCTTGCTTATTTTGGTCACAAAATGTACTTTAAATCGTGGAGATTTTGGATTCCAGCAGAGAAAATCGATCTGGACTCACACAGAAACGTATACCTTCCTCCAACGTCCACAGGGGCCGACAAAattgatgacgatgatgacgttACCGAATATGAAACTTCAGAATCATCGGAAAATCTACACAGTTCACGTCTAAACAAgtctttcaagaaaatggtcAATTTTTGGTGTTAG